A single genomic interval of Arthrobacter sp. NicSoilB8 harbors:
- a CDS encoding ABC transporter ATP-binding protein: MAKQSSFFTSISRLYPHVRPILPRLVMGLLCALLASVVALAIPQVLRVLVNESLKPGGSTDAVWTASLIILGLGIAEAGLVALRRQFVINPATTVETRMRVSLYGHLQDLTVSFHDRWGSGQLLSRAMTDLNFLRRWMAFGAIMLVVTTLTVVIGVVVMFSMSWQLALIFLAAAVPIMIYGFRFRTWFSKVARRSQDQAGDLATTVEESVHGIRVLKAYGRSREALENFNEQAEELRQTEIAKAKHLATFSLVVTLLPELALGAGLVVGVVLASTDQLSIGSLVAFFATAAVVAAPVEFCGMLLAMALTAKSAVDRHFEVMDAKNTITSPDQPRRPADLTGALSFRNATFAFEDAPDKPILKNISLDIRPGETMALVGITGSGKSALLQLVPRLYDVTGGSITIDGVDLREFSVEDLRTVVAVAFEDTTLFSSSVRDNVLLGAPGAGSAEGRDAALEEALDVAQAHFAYSLPDGVDTLIGEEGLSLSGGQRQRIALARAIAAKPAVLVLDDPLSALDVNTEELVERRLREVLADTTTLIVAHRPSTVALADRVALLEEGRITAVGTHAELLARNSHYRYVIASLDTEPRDLDSELSALEDQSEEISR; encoded by the coding sequence ATGGCCAAGCAGAGTTCATTCTTCACCTCCATCAGCCGTCTCTATCCGCACGTCAGGCCCATCCTGCCCCGGCTGGTCATGGGCCTGCTCTGCGCGCTGCTGGCAAGCGTGGTGGCGCTGGCCATCCCCCAGGTGCTGCGCGTCCTGGTCAACGAATCCCTCAAACCCGGGGGCAGCACGGACGCGGTCTGGACCGCCTCGCTCATCATCCTGGGCCTGGGCATCGCCGAGGCCGGACTCGTGGCCCTGCGCCGCCAGTTCGTCATCAATCCGGCCACCACCGTGGAGACCCGGATGCGGGTCTCCCTCTACGGGCACCTTCAGGACCTCACGGTCTCCTTCCATGACCGCTGGGGCTCCGGCCAGCTGCTCTCCCGCGCCATGACGGACCTGAACTTCCTGCGCCGCTGGATGGCGTTCGGCGCGATCATGCTGGTGGTCACCACGCTCACCGTGGTGATCGGCGTCGTCGTGATGTTCTCCATGAGCTGGCAGCTGGCGCTGATCTTCCTGGCCGCCGCCGTGCCGATCATGATCTACGGCTTCCGCTTCCGCACCTGGTTCAGCAAGGTGGCCCGCCGCAGCCAGGACCAGGCCGGGGACCTCGCCACGACGGTGGAGGAATCCGTCCACGGCATCCGCGTCCTGAAGGCGTACGGCCGCAGCCGCGAGGCGCTGGAGAACTTCAACGAACAGGCCGAGGAACTCCGGCAGACCGAGATCGCCAAGGCCAAGCACCTGGCGACCTTCAGCCTCGTGGTGACGCTCCTGCCCGAGCTCGCCCTCGGCGCCGGGCTCGTCGTCGGCGTCGTGCTGGCCTCCACGGACCAGCTCTCCATCGGATCCCTCGTGGCCTTTTTCGCCACCGCCGCGGTGGTTGCCGCGCCGGTCGAATTCTGCGGCATGCTGCTGGCGATGGCCCTCACCGCCAAGTCCGCGGTGGACCGGCACTTCGAGGTCATGGACGCGAAGAACACGATCACCAGCCCGGACCAGCCGCGCCGGCCGGCCGATCTCACGGGCGCCCTGAGCTTCCGCAATGCCACGTTCGCGTTCGAGGACGCCCCGGACAAGCCGATTCTCAAAAACATCAGCCTGGACATCCGGCCCGGCGAAACCATGGCCCTCGTGGGCATCACGGGCAGCGGCAAGAGCGCCCTGCTCCAGCTGGTCCCCCGCCTCTACGACGTCACCGGCGGCTCCATCACCATCGACGGCGTGGATCTGCGCGAGTTCAGCGTGGAGGATCTGCGCACGGTGGTTGCCGTCGCGTTCGAGGACACCACCCTGTTCTCCAGTTCCGTCCGCGACAACGTCCTGCTCGGCGCGCCCGGCGCCGGGTCGGCGGAAGGCCGCGACGCGGCACTGGAGGAAGCCCTCGACGTCGCCCAGGCCCACTTCGCCTATTCCCTGCCGGACGGGGTGGACACCCTGATCGGCGAGGAGGGCCTCAGCCTGTCCGGCGGGCAGCGCCAGCGCATCGCCCTGGCCCGCGCCATCGCCGCCAAACCGGCGGTGCTGGTCCTGGACGACCCGCTGTCCGCCCTGGATGTGAACACCGAGGAACTGGTCGAGCGGCGGCTGCGCGAGGTCCTCGCGGACACCACCACACTGATCGTGGCCCACCGGCCCTCCACGGTGGCCCTGGCCGACCGGGTGGCCCTGCTCGAGGAGGGCCGGATCACCGCCGTGGGCACCCACGCCGAACTGCTCGCCAGGAACAGCCACTACCGTTACGTGATCGCCAGCCTGGACACGGAGCCACGGGACCTGGATTCAGAATTGTCCGCCCTCGAGGACCAGTCCGAGGAGATTTCCCGATGA
- a CDS encoding ABC transporter ATP-binding protein, whose translation MSSATFGTANEDNAHLSRNESKAVRRRSLALLGSLIRPVRARFWLTIGAVVLSQAARVAGPALIAFGIDHALPALRAGNSLPLVLTGVAYLVAAAAAAGLTALYVTSTARLSQAMLLDLRVRVFRHTQRLSLEFHERYTSGRIIARQTSDLEALRELLDSGVSSLASGMLFMAFTAITVFVLDWRSGLLLLAAGVPMFFLSRWYQKHSQIAFRESRVVSARLIVHFVETMTGIRAVKTFRKEPENAARYAELSEDYRRATVRSINLNGIFQPGLVLIGNVCVAVVLLTGGFRVLSGELAVGVLLALMLSTKRFFQPVDQMAMFYNSFQSAQAALEKVSGLLEEIPTVRPPRSPVPLHDAQGSIDFDGVEFRYGDGPVIIPRLDLHIPAGQTVALVGQTGAGKSTLAKLIARFYDVSAGSLTLDGVDLRQLSTEDLRRNVVMVTQEAFLFSGSVADNIALGRPEASREEIEDAARAVGAHPFIMELPDGYDTDVNKRGGRVSAGQRQLISFARAFLARPAVLILDEATSSLDIPSERLVQQGLAGLLRGTREAGTREAGTSGAGRTALIIAHRLSTVETADRVLVVHDGRVVEDGTPGQLIGDGGAFARLHGAWKDSLV comes from the coding sequence ATGAGCAGCGCAACGTTCGGCACGGCCAACGAGGACAACGCCCACCTCAGCCGGAACGAAAGCAAGGCCGTCCGGCGGCGCTCCCTGGCCCTTCTGGGCTCCCTGATCCGCCCTGTCCGGGCCCGTTTCTGGCTGACGATCGGCGCCGTCGTCCTGTCCCAGGCCGCCCGGGTGGCCGGGCCGGCGCTGATCGCCTTCGGGATCGACCACGCCCTGCCGGCCCTGCGCGCCGGCAACAGCCTTCCGCTGGTGCTCACCGGCGTCGCGTACCTCGTTGCGGCTGCCGCCGCTGCCGGCCTGACCGCCCTGTATGTGACGTCGACGGCCCGGCTCAGCCAGGCGATGCTGCTGGACCTCCGTGTGCGGGTCTTCCGGCACACGCAGCGGCTGAGCCTGGAATTCCACGAAAGATACACCTCGGGGCGCATCATCGCCCGGCAGACCTCGGATCTGGAGGCTTTGCGCGAGCTCCTGGATTCCGGCGTGAGTTCACTGGCCTCGGGCATGCTGTTCATGGCGTTCACGGCCATCACGGTGTTCGTCCTGGACTGGCGCAGCGGGCTGCTGCTGCTGGCCGCCGGCGTGCCGATGTTCTTCCTGTCCCGCTGGTACCAGAAGCACTCGCAGATCGCCTTCCGCGAATCCCGGGTGGTCTCGGCCCGGCTGATCGTGCACTTCGTGGAGACCATGACCGGCATCCGCGCCGTGAAGACCTTCCGGAAGGAACCCGAGAATGCCGCGCGCTACGCCGAACTCTCCGAGGACTACCGCCGCGCGACCGTCCGCTCCATCAATCTCAACGGCATCTTCCAGCCGGGGCTGGTGCTGATCGGCAACGTGTGCGTCGCCGTGGTGCTCCTCACCGGCGGCTTCCGGGTCCTCAGCGGAGAGCTTGCGGTGGGCGTGCTCCTGGCCCTGATGCTGTCCACCAAGCGCTTCTTCCAGCCGGTGGACCAGATGGCGATGTTCTACAACTCCTTCCAAAGCGCCCAGGCAGCCCTGGAAAAGGTTTCGGGCCTGCTCGAGGAGATCCCCACGGTCCGGCCGCCCCGGTCACCGGTACCACTGCACGACGCGCAGGGCAGCATTGACTTCGACGGCGTCGAGTTCCGGTACGGCGACGGCCCGGTCATCATCCCGCGGCTGGACCTACACATCCCCGCCGGCCAGACGGTCGCGCTCGTCGGCCAGACCGGGGCCGGCAAGTCCACCCTCGCGAAGCTGATCGCCCGCTTCTACGACGTCTCCGCCGGATCCCTCACGCTCGACGGCGTGGACCTGCGCCAGCTCTCGACCGAGGACCTGCGCCGGAACGTCGTCATGGTCACCCAGGAGGCCTTCCTGTTCAGCGGCTCCGTGGCGGACAACATCGCCCTCGGCCGGCCCGAGGCCTCCCGTGAAGAGATCGAAGACGCGGCCCGGGCCGTGGGGGCGCACCCGTTCATCATGGAGCTCCCCGACGGCTACGACACCGACGTCAACAAGCGCGGCGGCCGCGTCTCCGCCGGGCAGCGGCAGCTGATCAGCTTCGCCCGGGCATTCCTGGCCCGCCCGGCCGTGCTGATCCTGGACGAGGCAACGTCCTCGCTGGACATCCCCTCGGAGCGCCTGGTCCAGCAGGGCCTCGCCGGGCTCCTGCGCGGCACGCGGGAGGCCGGCACGCGGGAGGCCGGCACGTCCGGCGCCGGGCGGACAGCGCTCATCATCGCCCACCGGCTCTCCACCGTGGAGACGGCGGACCGGGTCCTGGTGGTGCACGACGGACGCGTCGTCGAGGACGGCACGCCCGGACAGCTGATCGGCGACGGCGGCGCTTTCGCCCGCCTGCACGGCGCGTGGAAAGACTCGCTGGTCTGA
- a CDS encoding helix-turn-helix transcriptional regulator, which translates to MGNGFGEKLRAERLERGLTQAELGRDLYSPSYISLLETGRREPTADVIEELARRLELAPKALEAWSQPVSVSDAEYVLAGLYARQAWDLRDYPVAATHAAAAAKIALEAKNTSAWWNMTYMQAECLIKQGLWQECKDVVQNLLEHPMAAESAGLGVRAEQMLAAASQGQGQLTAAVEHAQEAVRLCAGLPKGSTMIIGALRALIGALAESGRLDEAWEYCQAMNEQMDDHSMSQLAGEVAWVIGNVAFMRHDYAEGIKYHERAGRLLSPANDIDLWARFNKASAAVRLSSGIVEPETLSSIERAELALSIVGGNKTDQLEVAFIRARWLYLTGDIVAAVQKLREIHAERQSLARHTAGEVSLLLGKALKAAGESAEALVYLEEAQKEFSAAGASDRVQQALDAVLEIRLAQRRAEAASAEA; encoded by the coding sequence GTGGGGAACGGATTTGGGGAGAAGCTCCGCGCAGAACGGCTCGAACGGGGCCTGACGCAAGCGGAGCTGGGCCGTGACCTGTACTCCCCCAGCTACATTTCTCTGCTGGAAACCGGACGCCGCGAGCCCACTGCCGACGTGATCGAAGAGCTTGCCCGCCGGCTCGAACTGGCCCCCAAAGCGCTTGAGGCCTGGAGCCAGCCGGTGTCCGTCAGCGACGCCGAATATGTGCTCGCCGGACTGTACGCCCGGCAGGCGTGGGACCTCCGGGACTACCCCGTCGCCGCCACCCACGCAGCCGCCGCTGCCAAGATCGCCCTGGAGGCCAAGAACACCAGCGCGTGGTGGAACATGACCTATATGCAGGCCGAGTGCCTGATCAAGCAGGGCCTCTGGCAAGAGTGCAAGGACGTGGTGCAGAACCTGCTGGAGCACCCGATGGCCGCGGAATCGGCCGGGCTCGGCGTCCGGGCCGAGCAGATGCTCGCCGCGGCCTCGCAGGGCCAGGGTCAGCTGACTGCCGCCGTCGAGCATGCACAGGAAGCCGTGCGGCTCTGCGCCGGGCTGCCCAAGGGCTCCACCATGATCATCGGCGCCCTCCGGGCGCTCATCGGCGCCCTGGCCGAGAGCGGCCGGCTGGATGAGGCCTGGGAGTACTGCCAGGCTATGAACGAACAGATGGATGACCACTCCATGTCCCAGCTCGCCGGCGAGGTGGCCTGGGTGATCGGCAACGTGGCCTTCATGCGCCACGACTATGCCGAGGGGATCAAGTACCACGAGCGGGCCGGCCGCCTGCTCTCCCCGGCCAACGACATCGACCTGTGGGCCCGGTTCAACAAGGCCTCCGCCGCCGTCCGCCTGTCCTCGGGCATCGTCGAACCCGAGACCCTGTCCTCGATCGAGCGCGCCGAACTGGCCCTCTCGATTGTGGGCGGCAACAAGACCGACCAGCTGGAGGTTGCCTTCATCCGGGCCCGCTGGCTCTACCTCACGGGCGACATCGTGGCCGCCGTCCAGAAGCTGCGCGAGATCCATGCGGAGCGGCAGTCGCTGGCCCGGCACACGGCCGGCGAGGTCTCGCTGCTGCTGGGCAAGGCCCTCAAGGCTGCCGGGGAGTCCGCCGAGGCCCTGGTCTACCTCGAGGAAGCCCAGAAAGAGTTCAGCGCGGCCGGAGCCTCGGACCGGGTCCAGCAGGCGCTGGATGCCGTGCTCGAGATCCGGCTGGCCCAGCGGCGGGCCGAGGCCGCGTCCGCGGAAGCCTAG
- a CDS encoding phosphoribosylaminoimidazolesuccinocarboxamide synthase, with protein MTEPAASGAAQPDTTPDTTPKGGLDTATQDLPGWQHVYSGKVRDLYVPADAAITERFGQDCVLVVASDRISAYDHVLASEIPDKGRILTQLSLWWFEQLGVAHHVLAATVDGGVPGAVEGRAMICKKLAMFPVECIARGYLTGSGLLEYRESGTVCSIPLPAGLVDGSRLEEAIFTPSAKAEVGEHDENITYDAVVGLVGEDVAARLRELTLEIYTKAEGIARGRGIILADTKVEFGLDAATGVITLGDEVLTPDSSRFWDAATYEPGRAQPSYDKQYVRDWLTSPESGWDKASDVPPPALPADVVARTRSRYVEAYEKLTGRTFV; from the coding sequence ATGACCGAACCCGCAGCCTCCGGCGCCGCGCAGCCCGACACCACGCCCGACACCACGCCCAAGGGCGGCCTGGACACCGCCACGCAGGACCTCCCGGGCTGGCAGCATGTCTACTCCGGCAAGGTCCGCGACCTCTACGTCCCCGCCGACGCAGCCATCACGGAACGCTTCGGCCAGGACTGCGTCCTGGTGGTGGCCAGCGACCGCATCAGCGCCTACGACCACGTGCTGGCCAGCGAGATCCCGGACAAGGGGCGCATCCTGACCCAGCTGAGCCTGTGGTGGTTCGAGCAGCTCGGCGTCGCGCACCACGTCCTCGCGGCCACGGTCGACGGCGGGGTCCCCGGCGCTGTCGAGGGCCGGGCAATGATCTGCAAGAAACTGGCCATGTTCCCGGTCGAATGCATCGCCCGCGGCTACCTCACGGGCTCCGGGCTCCTGGAGTACCGCGAGTCGGGCACCGTGTGCAGCATCCCGCTGCCCGCCGGGCTGGTTGACGGGTCTCGGCTCGAGGAAGCCATCTTCACGCCGTCGGCGAAGGCCGAGGTGGGCGAGCACGACGAGAACATCACCTACGACGCCGTCGTCGGCCTCGTCGGCGAGGACGTCGCGGCCAGGCTGCGCGAGCTCACTCTGGAGATCTACACCAAGGCCGAGGGAATCGCGCGCGGCCGCGGCATCATCCTGGCCGACACCAAGGTGGAGTTCGGCCTCGACGCGGCAACCGGCGTGATCACCCTGGGCGACGAGGTACTGACCCCGGACTCCTCACGCTTCTGGGATGCGGCCACGTATGAGCCCGGGCGGGCCCAGCCGTCGTACGACAAGCAGTATGTGCGCGACTGGCTGACCTCGCCGGAATCCGGCTGGGACAAGGCCTCGGACGTGCCGCCGCCGGCGCTTCCGGCCGACGTCGTGGCGCGCACGCGCAGCCGCTATGTGGAGGCCTACGAGAAGCTCACCGGCCGGACGTTCGTCTAG
- the purD gene encoding phosphoribosylamine--glycine ligase gives MKVLVIGPGGREHAIVRSLLADPNVSEVHAAPGNAGISALVPTYAIDANDPDAVAALAVKLTVDLVVVGPEAPLAAGVSDAVRAAGIPVFGPSKAAAQLEASKAFAKEVMAEAGVPTAMARVASNAEEAADALDTFGAPYVVKDDGLAAGKGVVVTSNRDEALAHAQSCFDAGGTVVIEEFLDGPEVSVFVLCDGRNTVALSPAQDFKRIFDNDEGPNTGGMGAYTPLEWAPEGLVQEVIDRVAQPTVNQMAHRGTPFVGVLFVGLALTSRGTRVIEFNVRFGDPETQAVLARLKTPLGGLLMAAAKGELDKVQPLRWSKDTAVAVVVAAENYPGTPRTGDRIRGLKKVDALDGVHVIHAGTKLDDEGRVVSAGGRVLAVVALGTDLVEARERAYDGVELVQLDGSQFRTDIGRKAARGQIHVTVPGNPAASKAKA, from the coding sequence GTGAAGGTACTTGTCATCGGCCCCGGCGGCCGCGAACACGCCATTGTCCGATCCTTGCTTGCAGACCCCAACGTTTCCGAGGTCCACGCGGCCCCGGGCAACGCCGGCATCAGCGCGCTCGTCCCCACATATGCGATCGACGCGAACGACCCCGACGCCGTCGCTGCGCTGGCCGTGAAGCTCACCGTGGACCTGGTGGTGGTCGGTCCGGAGGCGCCCCTCGCCGCGGGCGTGTCCGACGCCGTCCGCGCCGCCGGCATCCCGGTCTTCGGGCCCAGCAAGGCCGCGGCCCAGCTGGAAGCCTCCAAGGCCTTCGCCAAGGAGGTCATGGCCGAGGCCGGCGTCCCGACGGCCATGGCCCGCGTTGCCTCCAACGCCGAGGAAGCCGCCGACGCCCTCGACACCTTCGGCGCCCCCTACGTCGTCAAGGATGACGGGCTCGCCGCCGGCAAGGGCGTCGTGGTCACCTCCAACCGCGACGAGGCGCTGGCGCACGCCCAGAGCTGCTTCGACGCCGGCGGCACCGTGGTTATCGAGGAGTTCCTGGACGGCCCCGAGGTTTCCGTGTTCGTCCTCTGCGACGGCCGCAACACCGTGGCCCTGTCCCCGGCACAGGATTTCAAGCGCATTTTCGACAACGACGAAGGCCCCAACACCGGCGGCATGGGCGCCTACACCCCGCTGGAATGGGCCCCCGAAGGCCTCGTCCAGGAAGTGATCGACCGCGTCGCCCAGCCCACGGTCAACCAGATGGCCCACCGCGGCACGCCGTTCGTCGGTGTCCTGTTCGTCGGCCTCGCCCTGACCTCGCGCGGCACGCGCGTCATTGAATTCAACGTCCGGTTCGGCGATCCCGAAACACAGGCCGTCCTCGCCCGGCTCAAGACGCCCCTCGGCGGGCTGCTCATGGCCGCCGCGAAGGGCGAACTGGACAAGGTCCAGCCTTTGCGCTGGTCCAAGGACACCGCGGTCGCCGTCGTCGTGGCCGCAGAAAACTACCCCGGCACCCCGCGGACGGGCGACCGCATCCGGGGCCTGAAGAAGGTCGACGCCCTGGACGGCGTCCACGTGATCCACGCCGGCACGAAGCTCGATGACGAAGGCCGAGTGGTTTCCGCCGGCGGCCGCGTCCTGGCCGTCGTGGCCCTGGGCACCGATCTGGTCGAGGCCCGGGAACGGGCGTACGACGGCGTCGAACTGGTCCAGCTGGACGGCAGCCAGTTCCGCACGGACATCGGCCGCAAAGCTGCCCGCGGGCAAATCCACGTGACGGTTCCGGGAAACCCGGCCGCGTCAAAGGCGAAGGCATGA
- a CDS encoding molybdopterin-dependent oxidoreductase, producing the protein MNKPSMKPSKRSRGATALAAVAGVAAAAVVLSVAELIGAFFTARATPLIALGSTFIDFTPPWMKDFAIATFGTNDKAALFVGMGVTILLLACVLGIVAYRRWALGVAGVLLMGAVIVGSVVTRASVKPIDAVPSLIGTVAGLVVLRLLITRLWRMQEWPDRAADIAAKEPERPATTRRGFFAAAGITAAASAIAATGGRMLSAARSNVAAARESLQLPAPAQAAPAVPAGVQSRAPGVTPWLTPNKDFYRIDTALSVPEINAQDWELRIHGLVEQEVRLTFQDLLDARLIESHVSLTCVSNPVGGNLAGNAKWLGMPIRDALKMARPTAGADMVLSTSVDGFSASTPLEVLQDGRDAMLAIGMNGEALPLEHGYPVRMVVPGLYGFVSATKWVVDLEVTRFADNKAYWTQRGWSDHGPIKTMARVEVPKSFAKVPAGRVAIGGTAWAQTRGITKVEVQIDSGPWTQAILSEEASLITWRQWSLDWDATPGPHYIKVRATDGTGEVQTDKRADPVPDGASGWQSVMVTVE; encoded by the coding sequence ATGAACAAGCCCAGCATGAAGCCCAGCAAACGGTCCCGCGGCGCCACAGCACTGGCCGCGGTGGCCGGAGTGGCCGCCGCCGCCGTCGTCCTGTCCGTCGCGGAACTGATCGGCGCGTTCTTCACCGCGCGGGCAACGCCGCTGATTGCGCTGGGCTCCACGTTCATCGACTTCACGCCGCCGTGGATGAAGGACTTTGCCATTGCCACGTTCGGCACCAACGACAAGGCGGCGCTGTTCGTCGGCATGGGTGTCACGATCCTGCTCCTCGCGTGCGTGCTCGGCATCGTGGCCTACCGGCGGTGGGCGCTGGGCGTGGCCGGCGTGCTGCTCATGGGCGCCGTGATCGTCGGCAGCGTCGTGACGCGGGCCAGCGTGAAGCCAATCGATGCCGTTCCGTCCCTGATCGGCACCGTGGCCGGGCTCGTGGTCCTGCGGCTCCTGATCACCCGGCTGTGGCGGATGCAGGAATGGCCGGACCGTGCGGCGGACATCGCCGCCAAGGAACCCGAACGCCCGGCCACCACCCGGCGCGGGTTCTTCGCCGCCGCCGGCATCACCGCGGCCGCGTCGGCCATTGCTGCCACCGGCGGGCGGATGCTCAGCGCCGCCCGCAGCAACGTGGCCGCGGCCCGCGAATCACTGCAACTGCCCGCCCCCGCCCAGGCCGCCCCCGCGGTCCCGGCCGGTGTCCAGTCCAGGGCGCCCGGGGTGACACCGTGGCTGACTCCGAACAAGGACTTCTACCGGATCGACACGGCCCTCAGCGTGCCGGAGATCAATGCCCAGGACTGGGAACTGCGCATCCACGGCCTCGTGGAACAGGAGGTCCGGCTCACGTTCCAGGACCTGCTCGACGCCCGGCTGATCGAATCCCACGTCTCCCTGACCTGCGTGTCCAATCCGGTCGGCGGCAACCTTGCCGGCAACGCCAAGTGGCTGGGCATGCCCATCCGCGACGCCCTGAAGATGGCACGCCCCACGGCGGGCGCGGACATGGTGCTGTCCACGTCGGTTGACGGGTTCAGCGCCTCCACCCCCCTCGAGGTCCTCCAGGACGGCCGCGACGCGATGCTGGCGATCGGCATGAACGGCGAGGCCCTCCCGCTCGAACACGGCTACCCGGTGCGGATGGTGGTTCCAGGGCTGTACGGCTTCGTGTCCGCCACCAAGTGGGTAGTGGACCTGGAGGTGACCCGGTTCGCCGACAACAAGGCGTACTGGACCCAGCGCGGCTGGTCCGACCACGGCCCGATCAAGACGATGGCACGGGTGGAAGTGCCGAAGTCCTTCGCCAAGGTCCCGGCCGGAAGGGTCGCAATCGGCGGTACCGCGTGGGCCCAGACCCGCGGGATCACCAAGGTCGAGGTGCAAATCGACAGCGGCCCGTGGACCCAGGCCATACTCTCGGAAGAGGCCTCGCTCATCACGTGGCGGCAGTGGTCCCTCGACTGGGATGCCACGCCCGGCCCGCACTACATCAAGGTCCGTGCCACGGACGGCACC